In Paroedura picta isolate Pp20150507F chromosome 1, Ppicta_v3.0, whole genome shotgun sequence, the following are encoded in one genomic region:
- the LOC143826557 gene encoding uncharacterized protein LOC143826557, translating into MQGEGHTFSEQGEGLDWDLSQGDGASAGPHSSGMMRAISGTTPGPEEFLERHVTQRRRLSKYDRPTGDERWPEHLGLPSYALEPVGETQDLQYKLDRVTNWLQDLSGRLDPEEKRRTQRLLKEVLGGGAHDTSLRRVSGGLALREHGMADTQAAADAEALARARAQLEIEAEAEARARAQREQEGEGEEREDEGGAGGDGAGGDGADGGEDAAAAAAAAAAADVAGAEAAAAAAAREAARAAARAAEAARAAERARVAAGRGRGIGRGARPPAPAPAPADWGPGRLPAHLRGVEMRSTYKFKAKFSGDPSDFPTFLVHLQAYMMEMGFTFQDDAEKVRFVGQALEGKAAKWFVDLYRYHPQAIRDYNHFMRALRQMYVEPFERETAEKKLRAHRQGKLSVVEYAREFKELASSVPDWTEPQRVLSFVGGLNPTLADKCLLLEDPLTVEGWVQLAGEMENRLERASMVQVLAGKTVAKTSTPAKTKSRAKLEPSERTRRMEKGLCLGCGQAGHFLANCPTKATATPRAVSSAPPKAQPAKKTTPKKSAKSLLVPVAAVPAVDDSEEGSGLEDEGQAEEQSGNEDGLL; encoded by the coding sequence atgcagggcgagggacatactttttctgagcagggagagggcctggattgggacctctcccagggcgacggcgcgagtgccggcccgcacagctcgggcatgatgcgggcaatctcggggacaaccccggggcccgaggaatttttggaacgacacgtcacccagcgcaggcgattgtctaaatacgaccgccctactggggatgagaggtggccggagcacctgggactgcctagctacgcgctggagcctgtgggtgagacacaggacttgcagtacaagctggacagggtgactaactggctgcaggatctttcgggtcggttggatccggaggagaagcgccgaacgcaacgcctgctgaaggaagtgcttggtggtggtgcgcacgataccagcctgcgacgagtgagtggtgggcttgcactgcgggagcacggcatggcggacacgcaagcggcagcggatgctgaggcgttggccagggccagggcgcagctggaaatcgaggcggaggcagaggctcgagcgagagcgcaacgagaacaagaaggcgagggcgaggagcgagaggacgaaggcggcgcgggcggcgatggagccggaggagacggcgcggacggaggcgaggacgcagcggcggcggcagcagcggcggcggcggcggacgttgcgggagccgaggcggcggcggcagcagcggcgcgcgaagcggcgcgagcggcagcgcgagcagcggaggcagcccgggcggcggaacgagcaagagtggcggcggggagaggacgaggcatcggccgcggtgcaagacccccagcaccggccccggcaccggcggattggggcccggggcgcctaccagcccacctccggggtgtggagatgcggagcacctataaattcaaggctaagttttccggagacccctccgattttcctacgtttctggtgcacctccaggcctacatgatggaaatggggttcactttccaggacgacgctgagaaagtgcgtttcgtgggccaagccctagaaggcaaagcagccaagtggtttgtggacttgtaccgctatcacccccaagccattcgtgactacaaccatttcatgagagccctgcgccagatgtacgtggaaccgttcgagcgagagaccgcggagaagaaactcagggctcaccggcaagggaagttgtcagtggtcgagtacgccagggagtttaaagagctggcttcctcggtgccggactggacggagccccaacgcgtgctgtcgtttgtggggggcctcaatcctactctggcagacaaatgcctcctcctggaagacccgcttacagtcgaagggtgggtccaattggctggggagatggaaaatcgattggagcgagcttcgatggtacaagtcctggcaggcaaaaccgtggcgaaaacttccaccccggcgaaaaccaagtcCCGAGctaagttggagccgtctgagcgcacccggcgcatggaaaaagggctgtgcttgggttgtggccaagcggggcactttctcgcaaattgccccacaaaagcaacagcgaccccgagggccgtgagcagcgccccaccgaaagcccagcccgccaagaaaaccactcccaagaaaagtgccaagtctctcctggtgccagtggctgccgtgccagcagtggacgactcggaggagggaagcgggctggaggacgagggtcaagccgaggagcagtcgggaaacgaggacggtctgctgtaa